A single Rhodospirillaceae bacterium DNA region contains:
- a CDS encoding DUF4102 domain-containing protein translates to MATTLTDRSVKSLKPKPKQYEVRDAALRGLAIRVNTDGTKTWTLIVSKGGRRQRVTLGRYPDLRLADARRRASERKQSGYRVGGSV, encoded by the coding sequence ATGGCAACCACACTTACGGATCGCAGTGTTAAATCTCTGAAGCCTAAGCCTAAGCAGTATGAGGTGCGGGACGCTGCGTTACGCGGACTCGCAATCCGCGTTAACACCGACGGCACGAAGACCTGGACACTTATCGTCAGCAAGGGCGGAAGGAGACAGCGCGTCACCTTGGGCCGCTATCCAGACCTGCGGTTGGCCGATGCGAGGCGACGTGCATCAGAGCGCAAGCAGTCCGGATACAGAGTTGGTGGCTCTGT